CAATGGCTTATTTAGCGGTATCTTAGCGCAAGAGCCAGTTCTTGCCGCAGTAGAGTTAACCAACCCCCAATACTGGCTGAGTCCTGTTGTTAGCCAAACCTTCCACGGACGCGATATTTTTGCTCCTGCTGGCGCGTATCTGGCTACCGGGGTTGCTATTGAGGAATTGGGAAGGGCGATCGCACCGGAGACGCTAGTACAATTCCCCTTAGCAGAGTATCAGCAACAAGCCGATCGCCTTCAAGGTACCATTCAATACATCGATCGCTTTGGCAATCTCATCACCAATATTCCAGCTACAGCCGTTGAGGGGAAACGCTGGTGGGTGGAAATGGCAGGGGAAACCATTAGAGGCGATCGCACCTATGCTAGCAGTCCTGTGGGCAGCGCGATCGCTCTGATTGGCAGTCATGGCTATATTGAACTTGCAGTGAACCAAGGAAACGCCCAACAGCAACTTCAGCTAGACTGGGGCGCTACAATCCAAGTAATGGTTGCCTGAGAAACAGACGATGCAAGGATTATCAACAACTCAACCGGAAATCTATCAAGGTCAGTTTGGAGAATTTACAATTACCGACAGCGATCGCACTGGGGTCATCATTTACCGTACAGGATTAGCGATCGCGGCCTTCAGTGTTGCGATCGGCGTTATTCTACTATTGTGGCAAGGTGCAACTCCACCCGTTCTCACCGCCCTCACCGTACTTTACGCCCTATTTTCTGTCGCATTAGGCGTCAGTCTTTGGACGATCCATATCTATTTGGGCGTTTTGCATCGCCTGTTGCAACTCTTTTGGGCGATCGGTACCCTAGCCGCCGTTGGACTCGCGCTACAATACCCCCAACCCCTAGCTCTAACGGCTTACAATCAACCCATTGCCTTATTTAGCATCGGTTTCACCTTCGCCGCCTTAACCGGAATTTACTTCAAAGAAGCCTTTTGTTTCAACCGCCTAGAAACAAAACTTCTCACCCCCCTCGTCCCCATCCTGCTTTTAGGTCATTTGATCGGCTTTTTAACCGTAGAAGCAGAACAATTTTTACTCGCAATGTGGGCAATTTTCTACTCAATCTTCGCCCTCCGCAAACTCATCCAACCCATCCCCCCCGACATCGGCGACAAATCCGTTTTTGACTACCTCAAGAAGAAGGGAGTTGGGAATTAGGAGTAGGAAAGAGGGTGGGGGGATGGGGGGAAAAGAGTGCTGAGTGTAAAGTGCTGAGTGCTGAGTAGGAAAGGAAGTGCTGAGTTTTCAGTGTGTGTCTAGAGCAAGCAATAGCTACTTTCCCCAACCCCTAACTCCCAACTCCAAATTCCCTTCTTCCCCAACCCCTAACTCCCAACTCCAAATTCCCTTCTTCCCCAACCCCTAACTCCCAACTCCCAATTCCCAATTCCCTTCTTCCCCCATCCCCCCACCTCCCCATCATCTTCTCCCTCGGAACTCGGAACTCGGAACTCACTCAGCACTCAGCACTTTACACTCAGCACTAAAAAAAGACCAGCTATTCCCGTAGCTGGCCTTCAGAATTGATGAATTCTGTTTTGTGTTGTCGTTTTGAGGAAATCCCGACTGCGCGTTCCCAAGCTACAGCGGGTTTTGGATTACTTTTTTCCCTTTATCTAAAATTGTATCAAAGAACACGCGCATCATGTAACAAAAGTTTATAATGAACGATTAAATTTAAGATGATAATTTTTAATTTTTCCTTGAAGAAGCGATAAGCAGACCTAAAGTTTATTGACTAAGCGACCGTTTTCCGGTTTTCCCCACAGAATGCGCTCTTGCTTATAGATAACCATACCGGGTTTTGCGCCTTTGGGCTTATAGACGTGCTTGGGTTCCGTATAAACCACAGGGACTTGTTCGCTTTGTCTGCCTTGGCTGTACTGAGCCGCTAGATTTGCGGCAAACTGTAAGTCTGGCTCATCGGCAACTGAACCGGGTTGCAGGCGTAGCAAGACATGGCTGCCAGGAATCTCTTGAGTATGAAACCATAAATCGTAATCCCCCGCAAGTCGGAATGTCAGTAAATCGTTTTGGCGGTTATTTCGCCCAACGAGGACTTCAAACCCGCTGGGCGACTGGTAGCGATGGGGGTGAGATTCATCGGTGTTGGACTGTTGGCGTTGTTCTGGGGTTTCTAGATAGCCTTGTTGACTTAATTCTTCGCTAATTTCTTCTAGGGTTTGCAGGTCTTCTGTGCTGTAATAGTCTTCTAACTGGCTGAGAGATTCTGCAACTTGTTCGAGATAGTGCAATTCTTGGTTAACTTCTGCGAGTAGGGGTTCTACGGCGTTGCGGGCGCGTTTAAGCTTTTGGTGGCGCTTGTAGAGGCTTTGGGCGTTGCTGACGGCGTTTTTCTCTGGGTTGAGGGGAATGGTGACGGGTTCGCCTGTCTCGAAGTCGGTGAGGGTAATAGACTGCATTCCGGCTTCCCATTGGTGAAGATGGGCCATGAGTAAGTCGGCTTGTTGGCGGTAGGTGTCGGCTCGGTCGGACTGGTTGAGGCGATCGCGAAAAGTCTGGGCTTTTTGTCCCAATTTCCCTAATAGATTATCCACCTTTTGCCGGAGTTTGTGGCGCAGTTGAGCAAATTCTTGTTGATTGAGGCGATCGCGATAGTAGCGATAGACTAAGCTTTGCACGGACTCGACAGGTTGCACCATGCCCCAACCCATGACGGTATATCCGTTTTGAGTCCATCCGGGTTGAAATGTGCCTTTTTCTAGGGTGGTTAGCCATTCTTGCCAGCGTTGATACAGGGCGTCCCAGTCGGCTTGAGTTAGGGTATCGGTGGTTTGTTCTGGGTGTAGGTTGGCTGCTGCGATTCCGGAACGGATCGCTTCGCGAATCGCGCTTTCCACTAACTGGGTACTCAAACCGCGATAGGTCTTGAGGAGTTGGCGTTTCAGGCTACCCGGAATGAGGCTAACCCGTTCTTGCCAGCGCGGTTGTGGTTCGCTGAGGCTAGGGGGGGTTTGGGTTAAGGCGGGGGGCAGTTCGTAGGGTTGTCCGGTGAGTAGGGGACGAACGCTCGATTTTTGTTCGCTCACCTGTTGGGCAACTGTCACCACCTGGTTATCGGCATTTGCCAAGATGATATTACTATATTTGCCCATAATTTCAACGTACAAATGCCAGAGGATGGCGTCTCCGGGGCGTTTGGCAAATTGCAGGTCTAGGGCGCGTTCCCACGGAGCAACGGGGGTAATGGCAACCAGGGCTAACCCGTTGAGTTGGTGGCGCAGTTGATCGCTAAAGGTGAAGGTGTCGGGCGCTTTGGGGGGCGGATCGCCGATGCACAGATGGGCGGCTTGGGGATGGCGCGAAATGGTCAGCCAGCCGCGCTGTTTAAAGGTTCGCAGGGCAAGGCAGATGGTATGGCGATCGCGCTGATAAACTTGTTCGAGACGGGCGGGCAGCCAGTTCGCCTGCAAGTCTGTGTAAACGGCGGTGAGGGTGGTAAAGTCTACGGGTTGCACAAGTCTATCCCCAAACGGAAAAAGGCAAAGTTTGACCTCTGCCTTTTTTAGGATATCTCTATCTAGGGGGTTCGCTCCTGGCTTCCTTGCTTGCTTGCTTCAATGGGGCTACACCTTAACGATGTAGTAATGCTTCAATGGGCTACACCTTGTGAGTGTAGTACGCTTCAATGGGGCTACACCTTAACGATGTAGTATAACGGGGCAGATGCACCTGCCATTTTTTCAAAAGGAACTTCAATGGGGCTACACCTTAACGATGTAGTATAACGCTCGATCAGAAGTGCAGCCCGGATGCACTCCAAACTTCAATGGGGCTACACCTTAACGATGTAGTATAACTCAAGCCGATCCGCGCCCCTATGCCGCCCAACTCACTTCAATGGGGCTACACCTTAACGATGTAGTATAACAGTTTGGCGCAGTGAGTGAGCGATATCCTCTTGCGCTTCAATGGGGCTACACCTTAACGATGTAGTATAACGGTAAATTAGATACTGTGAATTCTTGCGAGACTTGCTTCAATGGGGCTACACCTTAACGATGTAGTATAACAGCAGCCCCCCTTCTTTTTAGGAATTGATTCGATGCTTCAATGGGGCTACACCTTAACGATGTAGTATAACTTGGAGTATCCCGGCGATCCAAGCTGGAATTATGAGACTTCAATGGGGCTACACCTTAACGATGTAGTATAACGTCCTTAACTGACACCACAGTTGTCTTGGGATTGCTGGGTACTTCAATGGGGCTACACCTTAACGATGTAGTATAACTTGTTGACGTTGGCTGTAGGGGCGATTGCTGTTGCACTTCAATGGGGCTACACCTTAACGATGTAGTATAACATGTCAATCGGTTGGTGACGGTAGCGGCATACCCGGCTTCAATGGGGCTACACCTTAACGATGTAGTATAACCTTCTGTGCGAATGACACCGCTTGAAGCTCTGGATTTGCTTCAATGGGGCTACACCTTAACGATGTAGTATAACGCCCTTTCTTCAGGTTAACTTCCTCGCCCAGGCGGGCTTCAATGGGGCTACACCTTAACGATGTAGTATAACTTGTGATTTATTCACAGTGATAGCGTAGTTGTAAGAGCTTCAATGGGGCTACACCTTAACGATGTAGTATAACTTATAAGAAAAATTCCGAATCTCCTTATCGCGCTGCGCTTCAATGGGTCTACACCTTAACGATGTAGTATAACGAGATGATCGGGCATCCTTTGATGAAGTTTGGCAGCTTCAATGGGGCTACACCTTAACGATGTAGTATAACCCCTGAAATTAAGGTGCATATCGTTATGGATATGGCTTCAATGGGGCTACACCTTAACGATGTAGTATAACCGTGAATGGTACAAATATAGACTTGCAGGTAAAAAAGGCTTCAATGGGGCTACACCTTAACGATGTAGTATAACTTGCAATGTTTTACTCTTAAAGAAGAAGCCAACTTGGATGCTTCAATGGGGCTACACCTTAACGATGTAGTATAACTCGTAGACGCGCAGATATGCATCGGATTTACGGCGCTTCAATGGGGCTACACCTTAACGATGTAGTATAACCAGGATGGTGGTTGGTTAGCTCGCACGTCTGGGCTTCAATGGGGCTACACCTTAACGATGTAGTATAACGAGTGTTACCAGAGGGGATTCTGAAGACAATTCAGCTTCAATGGGGCTACACCTTAACGATGTAGTATAACCCGCCTATCACCTGCTCAGGGTATCCGATCGGATAGCTTCAATGGGGCTACACCTTAACGATGTAGTATAACCCGATTGTCTGTTCAGAGAATCGTGGTTTTCGGTTGTGCTTCAATGGGGCTACACCTTAACGATGTAGTATAACATTTCTATAATGGAATCCTCAGAAATTTCCAATTGCTTCAATGGGGCTACACCTTAACGATGTAGTATAACCAGTTTACGCGATCGCTCATCGAGGCGAGTTTGTGAGCTTCAATGGGGCTACACCTTAACGATGTAGTATAACAAGTCCATTAATTAAAATCTTGCTATGAATTTTTCGTGCTTCAATGGGGCTACACCTTAACGATGTAGTATAACTTGCAAATATGACAGAACTCTTCGATAGCGTTCCGCTTCAATGGGGCTACACCTTAACGATGTAGTATAACAAGGGGCGGCGCACTCCCTGGCAGGTATACCGCGCTTCAATGGGGCTACACCTTAACGATGTAGTATAACACTCTTACTGGGCATTCTGGATTCATGCAACACAAGCTTCAATGGGGCTACACCTTAACGATGTAGTATAACATTATGACTAAACCGCAGTGGGTCTCCACAAAAGGCTTCAATGGGGCTACACCTTAACGATGTAGTATAACAGCCCGATTCCTCACAGGAGGGATGCTGGCAACAGCTTCAATGGGGCTACACCTTAACGATGTAGTATAACGAGCCGAGGGCTGAGGCCGCCGCAGCAGAACGAGGCTTCAATGGGGCTACACCTTAACGATGTAGTATAACCTAGAAACCTCGTAGGGAAGGCTAAAAGGTCCATCGCTTCAATGGGGCTACACCTTAACGATGTAGTATAACGATTGGTTGAATAAATCGGCGGCGGCCACTAATTCAGCTTCAATGGGGCTACACCTTAACGATGTAGTATAACATAGCAATCTATTTTATTCTTCTTCTCAGGAGCGCTTCAATGGGGCTACACCTTAACGATGTAGTATAACCTCCAATAGGTTGAAAAATTTTGCCAGGGCCACTGGCAGCGCTTCAATGGGGCTACACCTTAACGATGTAGTATAACGGGTCCGCCCCGGAATCGGCTCACCTACCGGGACATCTGCAAGCTTCAATGGGGCTACACCTTAACGATGTAGTATAACACTAGGAGGCGTTTCATTGAAGTCACTGTGACTGTCAAGCTTCAATGGGGCTACACCTTAACGATGTAGTATAACTTTTTTTCCTTGGGGCGACCCGCACCGGGACGACGTGACTGTCAAGCTTCAATGGGGCTACACCTTAACGATGTAGTATAACCCTTCGTATTCAGCGCCACAGTCATCGCAAAAATACTTCAATGGGGCTACACCTTAACGATGTAGTATAACTGCGGCAACCTGAAAGCCTGATGATATGGAGTTTTCCAGGTACGGTTGCGCGGCGAGGGGGGGAGAAGTCCATTTTGGGAAATAATCGCCCGAAAATAGAAAATACAGAAACGACGAAACGCTTATCAGATAAGCATTTTGGCATTTGCGCGAGGCAAAATTTCTGTAAAATCGCCCACAGCCTTATTATTCCAGGGTTTGGGGCATATTGTCGAGCAGCATTCATTCTACACCCACCCCTCCGCGCAGCAAGAGCGATTTATCGGATTGGGATAAACGTCCCTAAACCAAAATGAGCCGCATAGCCCAAAGCAATCGGTCCTTTTTGGGGTTCTTTAAAAGTTAACCGAAACCAGTATCCCCGATCCGAACTTTTAGAACCTTGTCCTTGAGTGCGACGCCGTTGAAATTGGAACGCATCAAACTGACTTAACTTTCGCCCCTGTTCGTCCGAAAGTTCCTCCACCTTCTCTATCGCCTCTTGGGGAAAACCCAACTGCTTTAGCAGCCAGCGAACCTGATCTTCCGGGCCATCCTTGGGGAGTCCCGTTTCTGGATTAATTTTGGGTTCTCCAGAAGCCGAATAATGAGCATGGCGAGGGAGAAGCATCGGCGTGATATTTTGCCAAACTGTACCACAACCCACCACTAAAGAGCGCCCCCGCACATCCCCTACACTCGCCCGGTAATCTTCCACATCGCCAAACGACGTTAATAGGGTTTGCACCTTAAACCTGTCGCGTCCCCAGACTTGATGCAAAGATTGTAACGCCGCGATCGCCTTTTGAGAGAAATTCTCGCGAGCATAAACCACCACCGCATCAATTTTACCATCGCCATCAGTATCTTCCGGTAAATACCAGGCGTGTTGGTGATTTCTCAGCGGTTTCTCGTTAGCATCCCGCCCAGAAAATATCGGATCGGGGATATTGTCTACCTGGCTGCGACTCATCAACGCTTGACGGAACCGTTCCCCCAGGGATAAAGCCTCCGTTAACTTCACCGGGACATTACAAACAATCGCATACCGGGCAAAATTAGCTTTTATGGAACGGCTTAGAGAAACCCGTTCTCGCCGTTGCGGTTGCGCCTTGGGAATTGCATACATCGCCCAACGCGCCCCCGGAATTCCGTTCCAGCCTTGGGCGTGTAACTGTCCGATATCCAATGAAAGTGCTTCTAAGAGATTGGCGGGAACCTGCCACTGGCTGCGCTTGCGCTTCGGTTTGGGCAACATTGCGATCGCCGTTTGGAACCCCTTAAACTCCTCTGGAGAAAGCGGTACCAATACCCGTGCAACTTCCCCTGGATGGGCTTGTTCGGACTCCATCGGAACCGTGCTGCATTGGTTCCGTTCAACCGAGGTTAACTGCAATTCTACCCAAGATTCCGCCCGTCCCAAATAGCTGACCTGCTGACACAACTGGGCGAATAACTCTCGTTCTTCAGTATCTAATTCTACCGTCGGCCAAAGAACCTGTATCTTCGCCTGGGGCGATAACGTTCCCCCAGCTAAGACCAAAAACGTATCAAAAACCTTGGTTGTGGTGGCTTTTCCCTCCTTCCAAATCGGCATATAGTGACGAGTATGAGTTGCGATCGCCTCCGGTAAGTCGTAACAGGGTAACTCAGAAGCCAAATGCGCCACTAACCGACGCATCACCTCCACTCCCGGACGATCCGGTAAACGATAATACGCCGACACCAGCGCCCGGAGTATCCGCCAAGGAGAAGGCGGCCATTCTACCACCCCCTCATTCACCTGACGATCCCAAGGCGTAGCATGATATCGCCCTGCGAGAAATTGAATGCTTAAACCTACACTCATGGCTTACTCGCCCCCCGATAGTCCACTTCCGTTACGGGCGGATCGGCAAAAACCCCCGAAGCCGCCTTCACCAAACGGGGTAAAGCCTTTGTCAGTTCCTCAAAATCCGGTAAAACATAACCCTGTGGACGTTCTAAGCGAATTTCCCGACAATCAAGATCGCAAGCCGTCCGCAGGCGCAAGCCTTGGTTGAGAAAGGCTTGAATTTTCCAAAGGGCGATCGCAATTAGCAAATCTTCCACTTCTTCCCCCAACCGATAACCCCGAATCTGGGCTAAGTCCAAACTAAAATAAGCCGTAATTTTCTGTGCGGCATATTCTTCGCGAGAATAAGGGATATTTCCGCCCCCCTTCTTCGCATCCGCACTCGGATCGACGCGATCGTTCTTAACGCCACCCGAACGCACCACCGCCACATTATACGCCTCAATAAATCCCGAAAGCGCCCGCGCCAGCTTAAACCGCCCGCCCGCTAATTCCTTCTTCGCCAGGAAAATTCCATGTAGCAAAGAGTTAATATCGTATTTCGCCAAAACCGCCGCCAGCTTCCCAAAATCCACTGGCCCATCCCCCAAGGCGTTTAATTCCCCTTTAAGCTGGTTAACGAAACTTTTGTCTTCTCCTTCCAGAATATAAAAGGAGTTTAGGCGATGCGCTTCTAACAAAGAATTGGTTAAAACCTCGTTGTTGCGCTTCACTACTACATAGGAAATCCCTTGCAGAGGTTGGACAACATCTTGACGAGTCTCATCCCAGATCGTACTTTCTAAACGATTCGCCACGCTTTGAGAAGACTCTAATAACACCATAGAGATTTTCTGCCCCGGTAGCTGATATTGAGCCACC
This Desertifilum tharense IPPAS B-1220 DNA region includes the following protein-coding sequences:
- a CDS encoding S-adenosyl-l-methionine hydroxide adenosyltransferase family protein: MKTPKIMTLLSDFGRVDPYVGVMKGAIARINPNLTVIDLTHDLPPQNLQAARFCLLSSYAYFPQGTVHVAVVDPGVGSSRRAIALQLPDAFLVGPDNGLFSGILAQEPVLAAVELTNPQYWLSPVVSQTFHGRDIFAPAGAYLATGVAIEELGRAIAPETLVQFPLAEYQQQADRLQGTIQYIDRFGNLITNIPATAVEGKRWWVEMAGETIRGDRTYASSPVGSAIALIGSHGYIELAVNQGNAQQQLQLDWGATIQVMVA
- a CDS encoding DUF2301 domain-containing membrane protein yields the protein MQGLSTTQPEIYQGQFGEFTITDSDRTGVIIYRTGLAIAAFSVAIGVILLLWQGATPPVLTALTVLYALFSVALGVSLWTIHIYLGVLHRLLQLFWAIGTLAAVGLALQYPQPLALTAYNQPIALFSIGFTFAALTGIYFKEAFCFNRLETKLLTPLVPILLLGHLIGFLTVEAEQFLLAMWAIFYSIFALRKLIQPIPPDIGDKSVFDYLKKKGVGN
- a CDS encoding NFACT family protein; protein product: MQPVDFTTLTAVYTDLQANWLPARLEQVYQRDRHTICLALRTFKQRGWLTISRHPQAAHLCIGDPPPKAPDTFTFSDQLRHQLNGLALVAITPVAPWERALDLQFAKRPGDAILWHLYVEIMGKYSNIILANADNQVVTVAQQVSEQKSSVRPLLTGQPYELPPALTQTPPSLSEPQPRWQERVSLIPGSLKRQLLKTYRGLSTQLVESAIREAIRSGIAAANLHPEQTTDTLTQADWDALYQRWQEWLTTLEKGTFQPGWTQNGYTVMGWGMVQPVESVQSLVYRYYRDRLNQQEFAQLRHKLRQKVDNLLGKLGQKAQTFRDRLNQSDRADTYRQQADLLMAHLHQWEAGMQSITLTDFETGEPVTIPLNPEKNAVSNAQSLYKRHQKLKRARNAVEPLLAEVNQELHYLEQVAESLSQLEDYYSTEDLQTLEEISEELSQQGYLETPEQRQQSNTDESHPHRYQSPSGFEVLVGRNNRQNDLLTFRLAGDYDLWFHTQEIPGSHVLLRLQPGSVADEPDLQFAANLAAQYSQGRQSEQVPVVYTEPKHVYKPKGAKPGMVIYKQERILWGKPENGRLVNKL
- the csb2 gene encoding type I-U CRISPR-associated protein Csb2 — its product is MSVGLSIQFLAGRYHATPWDRQVNEGVVEWPPSPWRILRALVSAYYRLPDRPGVEVMRRLVAHLASELPCYDLPEAIATHTRHYMPIWKEGKATTTKVFDTFLVLAGGTLSPQAKIQVLWPTVELDTEERELFAQLCQQVSYLGRAESWVELQLTSVERNQCSTVPMESEQAHPGEVARVLVPLSPEEFKGFQTAIAMLPKPKRKRSQWQVPANLLEALSLDIGQLHAQGWNGIPGARWAMYAIPKAQPQRRERVSLSRSIKANFARYAIVCNVPVKLTEALSLGERFRQALMSRSQVDNIPDPIFSGRDANEKPLRNHQHAWYLPEDTDGDGKIDAVVVYARENFSQKAIAALQSLHQVWGRDRFKVQTLLTSFGDVEDYRASVGDVRGRSLVVGCGTVWQNITPMLLPRHAHYSASGEPKINPETGLPKDGPEDQVRWLLKQLGFPQEAIEKVEELSDEQGRKLSQFDAFQFQRRRTQGQGSKSSDRGYWFRLTFKEPQKGPIALGYAAHFGLGTFIPIR
- the cas7u gene encoding type I-U CRISPR-associated RAMP protein Csb1/Cas7u, with the protein product MDFQPLKNSNRLLIEADLVPLQGTRFQPTGFPDLGVAQYQLPGQKISMVLLESSQSVANRLESTIWDETRQDVVQPLQGISYVVVKRNNEVLTNSLLEAHRLNSFYILEGEDKSFVNQLKGELNALGDGPVDFGKLAAVLAKYDINSLLHGIFLAKKELAGGRFKLARALSGFIEAYNVAVVRSGGVKNDRVDPSADAKKGGGNIPYSREEYAAQKITAYFSLDLAQIRGYRLGEEVEDLLIAIALWKIQAFLNQGLRLRTACDLDCREIRLERPQGYVLPDFEELTKALPRLVKAASGVFADPPVTEVDYRGASKP